A part of Fusarium oxysporum Fo47 chromosome III, complete sequence genomic DNA contains:
- a CDS encoding pyridoxal phosphate-dependent transferase → MAPSATDATAQASPGATALQALPPPKDLSHLFSKVTRNRKPSNIKAFYKFMQIPGISNFAGGMPNVKYFPFDTLEAQISNADRWEPSPNYPDKVDPSTESLSGSVIGYSNSPDKNAPRNPDYNKTSSRISIPKILNEPDITKKVDLATALQYGQVTGYPPLHSFIRQFTNQVLHPSVPYQGGADVILNNGGTDGFSKVLQLLVDPWYDGLHPVVERPGMLCETFVFGNILTQARPLGVNVVPVEIDEEGMIVEGSGGLREVLENWNPQNGRLPHFLYTVTMGDNPTSGVVGVQRRKEIYALASKYDIIIVEDDPYWYLQFPSAAIHEAKARGYAIPQVADSLKTVKSSGYDFIDSLVPSYLSIDVDGRVIRLDTFSKTVAPGSRLGYATAQPAIIERLTRIAETSTGQPSGFVQALIAQAILGPHSSTLETFSSLPESEKPSFTGWQLDGWVRWLEGLRGEYERRMTRMCSILEENAFSLRQSTSQNPDLDWDVISKIRLFDFDWPRGGMFVWVRVHFEKHPLYQTRGGDIAPVIDGTALANAFLIHSTHAPHLVLGSPGSMFSATPEIREKRGWQYIRLCFAAESDENIDGGASRFARSVGEFFKINDTAQIEKLLEELPS, encoded by the exons atggcaCCATCCGCAACTGATGCTACAGCCCAGGCTTCGCCAGGTGCGACGGCTCTCCAAGCTTTACCTCCACCCAAAGACCTGTCGCACCTGTTCTCAAAAGTGACTAGAAATCGCAAGCCAAGCAATATCAAGGCCTTTTACAAATTCATGCAGATTCCGGGCATCAGCAATTTTGCTGGAG GAATGCCCAATGTCAAATATTTCCCCTTCGATACCTTGGAAGCTCAGATATCCAACGCGGACCGTTGGGAGCCCTCACCGAATTACCCTGACAAGGTTGATCCATCAACCGAGTCTCTGTCAGGCAGTGTTATTGGATACAGCAACAGTCCAGACAAAAACGCCCCTAGAAATCCAGATTACAATAAAACATCGTCTAGGATCTCTATACCGAAGATTCTAAACGAACCAGACATCACTAAGAAGGTTGACCTTGCCACTGCCCTTCAGTATGGACAGGTGACTGGCTACCCGCCGCTGCACTCTTTCATTAGGCAGTTCACGAACCAAGTACTTCACCCAAGCGTTCCATACCAAGGTGGCGCGGATGTCATTCTCAACAATGGCGGCACGGATGGGTTCTCAAAGGTCCTTCAGCTCCTGGTTGACCCCTGGTATGACGGGTTGCATCCCGTGGTAGAGCGGCCGGGCATGCTCTGTGAGACCTTTGTTTTTGGTAACATCCTTACTCAAGCTCGGCCTCTCGGAGTCAATGTTGTTCCAGTTGAGATTGACGAAGAAGGTATGATAGTCGAAGGATCTGGTGGTTTGCGAGAGGTGCTCGAGAACTGGAATCCTCAAAACGGACGACTGCCACATTTCTTATACACGGTAAC GATGGGAGATAACCCTACCAGTGGTGTTGTAGGAGTTCAGAGACGAAAGGAGATCTACGCGCTGGCAAGCAAGTACGACATCAtcattgttgaagatgaccCGTATTGGTATCTGCAGTTCCCTTCCGCTGCGATACACGAAGCCAAAGCTAGGGGCTATGCTATCCCCCAAGTGGCCGATTCACTCAAGACAGTTAAGTCATCTGGCTACGACTTCATAGATTCACTTGTTCCATCATATCTTAgcattgatgttgatggccGTGTCATCCGTCTCGATACCTTTTCCAAGACAGTAGCCCCTGGTTCTCGATTGGGTTATGCCACTGCACAACCTGCAATCATCGAACGTCTTACTAG GATCGCAGAGACCAGCACTGGCCAGCCCTCAGGTTTCGTCCAAGCACTCATTGCTCAAGCCATTCTAGGCCCTCACTCATCAACTCTTGAGACATTCTCCTCTCTCCCAGAATCAGAGAAACCCTCGTTTACTGGCTGGCAGCTTGATGGTTGGGTGCGATGGCTTGAGGGCCTTCGTGGCGAGTATGAGCGTCGCATGACCCGAATGTGCTCTATCCTTGAAGAGAATGCATTTTCTCTGAGGCAGTCAACGTCCCAAAACCCAGACTTGGACTGGGACGTCATCAGCAAGATACGCTTGTTCGATTTTGACTGGCCCCGTGGAGGGATGTTTGTCTGGGTGCGTGTCCACTTCGAGAAGCACCCTCTCTACCAGACCAGAGGGGGCGACATTGCCCCTGTCATTGATGGCACCGCATTGGCAAATGCATTTCTGATCCATAGTACTCATGCACCTCATCTGGTGCTGGGCAGCCCTGGTAGCATGTTCAGTGCCACCCCGGAGATTCGGGAAAAGCGTGGCTGGCAGTATATACGACTGTGCTTTGCAGCAGAGAGCGACGAGAATATTGACGGTGGCGCAAGCAGATTTGCACGATCTGTGGGTGAATTCTTCAAGATTAACGATACGGCACAGATTGAGAAGCTACTCGAAGAGTTACCCAGCTAG